A stretch of the Nicotiana tabacum cultivar K326 chromosome 6, ASM71507v2, whole genome shotgun sequence genome encodes the following:
- the LOC107828579 gene encoding glucan endo-1,3-beta-glucosidase 8, whose amino-acid sequence MLKVGIFVVCLLYLSEVEGLGVNWGTMAMHKLPPKTVVQLLKDNGIGKVKLFDADQSTMSALAGTDIEVMVAIPNDQLSAMNDYDRAKDWVRRNVTRYNFKGGVNIKYVAVGNEPFLTSYNNSFINTTFPALQNIQNALNEAGLGNSIKATVPLNADVYFSPESNPVPSAGRFRQDINDLMTQMVQFMNQNNAPFTVNIYPFLSLYANEHFPVDFAFFDGASSPILDKGVTYTNVFDANFDTLVSALRAAGVGNMTILVGEVGWPTDGDKNANVNLAYRFYKGLLSRLAANTGTPLRPGYIEVYLFGLIDEDGKSIAPGNFERHWGIFRYDGQPKFAMDLTGQGQDKFLVGAQNVEYLPKKWCMLNPNAKDLSKLADNINYACTFSDCTALGYGSSCNGLDANGNASYAFNMYYQAQNQGDFSCGFQGLAMVTDQNISQANCNFTIQIAYSFSPKLLPGPGVIAFLTAFTFILL is encoded by the exons ATGTTGAAAGTTGGGATATTTGTggtttgtttattgtatttgagTGAGGTGGAAGGTCTAGGAGTGAACTGGGGAACAATGGCAATGCACAAGTTGCCACCAAAAACAGTGGTGCAGCTGCTGAAGGACAATGGTATTGGGAAGGTGAAGCTGTTTGATGCAGATCAATCAACCATGAGTGCTCTTGCTGGTACTGATATTGAAGTTATGGTTGCCATTCCCAATGATCAGCTTTCTGCTATGAATGATTATGATCGAGCTAAAGATTGGGTCAGACGCAATGTCACCCGCTACAATTTCAAAGGAGGTGTCAATATCAA GTATGTTGCAGTGGGTAATGAGCCTTTCTTGACATCGTACAACAACTCCTTTATTAACACGACCTTCCCAGCACTTCAGAACATCCAAAATGCTCTAAATGAAGCAGGACTTGGGAACTCTATAAAAGCAACTGTACCTCTAAATGCCGATGTTTATTTCTCTCCAGAGAGCAATCCCGTGCCCTCTGCTGGGAGATTCCGACAGGACATTAATGATCTAATGACCCAGATGGTGCAGTTCATGAACCAGAACAACGCACCTTTCACAGTAAACATTTACCCCTTTCTGAGTCTTTATGCTAACGAGCATTTCCCTGTCGACTTTGCCTTCTTTGATGGAGCCAGTAGCCCCATTCTTGATAAAGGAGTCACATACACCAATGTATTTGATGCCAACTTTGATACCCTAGTTTCAGCTTTGAGGGCAGCAGGTGTTGGCAACATGACCATTCTTGTTGGGGAAGTTGGGTGGCCCACGGATGGTGACAAAAATGCCAATGTCAATCTTGCTTATCGGTTTTATAAGGGGCTGTTATCCAGGCTTGCAGCCAACACAGGAACGCCTCTTCGGCCTGGATATATTGAAGTTTACTTGTTTGGGCTTATCGACGAGGATGGTAAAAGTATTGCTCCTGGTAACTTTGAGCGCCACTGGGGAATCTTCCGGTATGATGGACAGCCAAAGTTTGCCATGGACCTTACAGGTCAGGGACAAGATAAGTTTCTGGTAGGTGCACAAAATGTGGAATATTTACCTAAGAAATGGTGCATGCTTAATCCGAATGCCAAGGATTTGAGCAAACTTGCAGATAACATCAACTATGCTTGCACATTCTCAGATTGCACGGCATTAGGATATGGTTCTTCGTGCAATGGTTTGGATGCAAATGGTAATGCATCATATGCATTTAATATGTATTACCAAGCTCAGAACCAAGGAGATTTCAGTTGTGGTTTTCAGGGTCTGGCAATGGTAACGGATCAGAATATATCTCAAGCAAACTGTAATTTCACCATCCAGATAGCTTATTCTTTCTCTCCAAAACTATTGCCAGGCCCAGGGGTCATCGCATTTCTTACTGCCTTCACATTTATTTTACTATAG